The Gemmatimonadota bacterium genomic interval AACGCACCACGGTGGCAGATGTGATCACGGCAGCGCTCGAGCAGCGTTACGGCGCCGGCAATTTCGAGGTCGTTCGCAGTGAGACCGTGGGACCAAAGATCGGAGGAGAGCTGCAGCAGAAAGCTGTCCTCGCCGTGCTGCTCTCCTTCGTGCTCACGCTCATCTACCTCGCGTTCCGCTTCGAGTGGCGCTTCGGTGTGGCCGCCATCATCGCCACCGGGCACGACATCCTGATCACGCTCGGCTTCATCTCGGCGTTCCGCCTCGAGGTCTCGCTCCCGACCGTGGCCGCTGTGCTCACCATTATCGGCTACTCGCTGAACGACACCATCATCGTGTTCGACCGCGTGCGCGAGAACCTGAAGAAGCTGGGGCGGCGCGAGGGGTACCAGGACATTCTGAACCGCTCCATCAATGAGACGCTGCCACGCACTACGCTGACCGCGGGCACCACGCTCGCCGCGCTCCTCGCCCTGTTCCTGCTGGGCGGCGCCATCATCCGGGATTTCGCTACCATCCTGATCGTGGGCATCGTCGTCGGCACCTACTCCTCGATCTTCGTAGCCTCCCCCGCGCTGCTCGAGATCGAGAAGCGTTGGGGGGAGAAGGGGAAGCGGGGCCGCCCGCGCATCAGCCCGGCGGAGAAAGCTGTTCTTCGATAGCCACTGCCATCTGACCGACGAGCGCCTGAGCGCCGAGCTGGACGCGGTGCTCGAGCGGGCGCGCGCGCAGCAGGTGACCCGCCTGGTCACGGTCGCCAGCGATGCGGAGGATAGCGCGCGCGTCTGCGAGC includes:
- a CDS encoding TatD family hydrolase, with the protein product MFFDSHCHLTDERLSAELDAVLERARAQQVTRLVTVASDAEDSARVCE
- the secF gene encoding protein translocase subunit SecF: MRLFADAHFLFIERRRTAYVASAIAIGLGVLVATVWQVAGRSWLNYGVDFTGGTLVQVRFSGPSSVADLRRLIAPQVPGSEITRFGGENEFLVRAPAAAEQRTTVADVITAALEQRYGAGNFEVVRSETVGPKIGGELQQKAVLAVLLSFVLTLIYLAFRFEWRFGVAAIIATGHDILITLGFISAFRLEVSLPTVAAVLTIIGYSLNDTIIVFDRVRENLKKLGRREGYQDILNRSINETLPRTTLTAGTTLAALLALFLLGGAIIRDFATILIVGIVVGTYSSIFVASPALLEIEKRWGEKGKRGRPRISPAEKAVLR